In Clupea harengus chromosome 13, Ch_v2.0.2, whole genome shotgun sequence, one DNA window encodes the following:
- the LOC122133439 gene encoding zinc finger protein 135-like: MGELKRHQMIHTGEKPYQCTTCGKGFRSSNKLRIHQMTHTGEKPHQCSQCGKTFSQMGSLKKHQMIHTGEKPYQCTTCGKGFRRSNTLRIHQMTHTGEKPYHCSQCGKTFSQMGSLKKHQRVHSGEKSYHCSQCGKTFTQMGSLKKHQMIHTGEKPYHCSQCGKGFKSSSELTIHQMAHTGGKPYHCSQCGKTFRQMGTLKIHQRIHTGEKPHHCSQCGKSFSKMSHLKTHLMIHTGEKPYQCTTCGKGFKSSSALTIHQMTHTGEKPHQCSQCGKTFSQMGSLKTHLMIHTGEKPHQCFQCGKTFTQMGSLKAHLMIHTGEKPYQCTTCGKGFRSSSEFTIHQMTHTGEKPHQCSQCGKTFTHLTSLIRHQRIHTGEKPNQK, encoded by the coding sequence ATGGGTGAACTGAAgagacaccagatgatccacactggagaaaagccatatcagtgtactacatgtggaaaGGGTTTCAGGAGTAGCAATAAACTTAGAatccaccagatgacacatactggagaaaagccacatcagtgttctcagtgtggaaagacttttagtcaaatgggtagtctcaagaaacaccagatgatccacactggggaaaagccatatcagtgtactacatgtggaaaGGGTTTCAGGAGAAGCAATACACTTAGAatccaccagatgacacatactggagaaaagccataccattgttctcagtgtggaaagacttttagtcaaatgggtagtctcaagaaacaccagagggtCCATAGTGGAGAAAagtcatatcattgttctcagtgtggaaagacttttactCAAATGGGTagtctcaagaaacaccagatgattcacactggggaaaagccataccattgttctcagtgtgggaagggtttcaaaAGTAGCAGTGAACTTACCATCCACCAGATGGCACATACTGGGGGGAaaccatatcattgttctcagtgtggaaagacttttcgTCAAATGGGTactctcaagatacaccagaggatccacactggggaaaagccacatcattgttctcagtgtggaaagtctTTTAGTaaaatgtctcatctcaagacacacctgatgatccacactggggaaaagccatatcagtgtactacatgtgggaagggtttcaaaAGTAGCAGTGCACTTACCatccaccagatgacacatactggggaaaagccacaccagtgttctcagtgtggaaagacttttagtcaaatgggtagtctcaagacacacctgatgatccacactggggaaaagccacaccagtgttttcagtgtggaaagacctttactcAAATGGGTAGTCTCAAGGCACACCtgatgatccacactggggaaaagccatatcagtgtactacatgtggaaaGGGTTTCAGGAGTAGCAGTGAATTTACCatccaccagatgacacatactggggaaaagccacatcagtgttctcagtgtggaaagacctttaccCATTTGACTAGTCTCatcagacaccagaggatccatactggggaaaagccaaatcaaaaatga
- the LOC116223147 gene encoding uncharacterized protein LOC116223147, whose translation MAAEALGNTLDQLKKYRMVAKTSLTKQANYLSRKAGYLTELELRQEFAKLSADSRKVIEANDDYRTGLEAELAAKEDGKDGVLSLEQDADLSKYGSECEQKFNDVKQIVQTNLWSRYGSEMLEAAFEEAEKACRHTYGLPVESSYCEGFEIQHNVVGKLIKETSDAFAAWESWIPAAEERDFRKRSRELRVAYNELDMRKGEFARARRISVEKQGTGVKQEHTGPTIPVVRIKPTKLPTFSGCKRDFHRWRTDWESLQKQGEPTGSPEVKKIQLLDSVEEKIVKDLRLSTYSTADDVFRVLANRYGNKCAIALEIVDELEKIQPVRGNQPRKVVDLIQTIGKALADLTDLGSTGAIKNPLVVRSLESKLPEGLKKDWLMFMVDPSNDVTEDKHFDMLLAFLKKQEEIFERLEHLQITDKPESSDKAERTFNKKYASTQATKGEDAEDGCIICGDEKHKDRIFFCKKFRALKLSEKEAAVERIGACRECLGCHEYDDGCRDTYLCRNVDCKKRGSSDHHFFLCPRGNSKRRELKKPQTDDRDKKNLTEEQKRFLGELTPELAERCRKAFTNNSSNVSCPAKNQVSLLKESGLRELPVIMMLMEVTANAGQKIGALVDLASDTNYITHKAAKRLNLRSEKITLIVHGVGGMATKVATRRYLLRVRIKTSKGTERAHELICYGLKEIAKVHRAVKPEELTRFFPEVEPEELRRPEQIELLISHREGRLAPQRVKVVGDLVLWESPLGKTVGGAHPDLFEQVNMTAHESKTHFARSMRTAAIKYEEIPAEVPLMTKTVHMQDTIGEARHTAATHRDVLECKEARRVLEEDSYMDDVLTSHNNSNRLSEVTKEIEEILQAGGFSLKPWVQSTQSGRQERGVADTTTRTPSETHKTFVLPSQSAEEVVTDARDSISKLQRKAFSAVMTRGQVKRCRGVTTQDHTKAEDSVEKNDTDPTHLIVCPDASETDPEMRQGEVVLRVALSNSAFKNLLEVKRFSCLSRLVNVVAWVRQAADSWLGLKDQTPKKSKWEASPSKEEGLYEVKDEVKKRVRLKVWGIVFSCMASRAIHADIVSDMSAEGFLLAYQRFTSLRGHPSKVWSDPGTNFVGAKPALEDLYRFLENLERSGVEEKVAKNGTKWSWKIHPADSPHRNGAAKAAVRTVKRALQNVGGNGVFTWGGFQTFVYMAANMANERPVDARAQSQEDCMEYITPNSLLLGRA comes from the coding sequence ATGGCAGCCGAAGCTCTCGGCAACACACTGGATCAGCTTAAGAAATACAGGATGGTTGCAAAGACCTCCTTAACCAAGCAAGCTAACTATCTCAGTCGGAAAGCAGGCTATTTAACTGAGTTAGAACTCAGACAAGAATTTGCAAAGCTCTCTGCCGATTCAAGGAAAGTTATTGAGGCCAACGATGACTACAGGACTGGGTTAGAAGCAGAGCTAGCAGCCAAAGAAGATGGTAAAGATGGTGTGCTAAGTCTGGAGCAAGATGCAGACCTAAGTAAATACGGCAGTGAATGTGAGCAAAAGTTCAATGACGTAAAGCAGATTGTTCAAACCAACCTCTGGAGCAGATATGGATCAGAGATGCTAGAGGCTGCTTTTGAAGAAGCAGAAAAAGCCTGTAGGCATACATATGGACTACCTGTGGAAAGCAGTTACTGTGAAGGATTTGAAATCCAACATAATGTAGTGGGAAAGTTGATTAAAGAAACATCTGACGCATTCGCAGCCTGGGAGTCATGGATTCCtgcagcagaggaaagagactTTCGAAAGCGAAGCAGGGAGCTGAGAGTAGCTTACAATGAGCTAGACATGAGAAAAGGTGAATTTGCCAGAGCCCGGAGAATATCTGTGGAGAAGCAAGGCACTGGCGTGAAACAAGAACACACTGGACCGACAATACCAGTAGTGAGAATTAAACCAACCAAACTGCCCACGTTTAGCGGCTGCAAAAGAGACTTCCACCGCTGGAGGACAGACTGGGAAAGCCTTCAGAAGCAGGGAGAGCCTACCGGTTCGCCAGAGGTAAAAAAGATTCAGCTTCTTGATAGTGTGGAAGAAAAGATTGTGAAAGATCTCCGCTTGTCGACttacagcacagctgatgaTGTCTTCAGAGTGCTGGCAAATAGGTATGGTAACAAATGTGCCATTGCTCTAGAAATTGTTGATGAGCTCGAGAAGATTCAGCCAGTCAGAGGAAATCAGCCGAGAAAAGTAGTAGACCTTATTCAGACCATTGGAAAAGCTCTCGCTGACCTCACAGACCTAGGAAGTACCGGCGCCATCAAAAACCCACTGGTGGTGAGGTCTTTAGAGAGCAAGCTTCCGGAGGGTTTGAAGAAGGACTGGCTGATGTTCATGGTGGATCCTAGCAATGATGTCACTGAAGATAAGCACTTTGACATGCTATTAGCTTTTCTGAAGAAGCAAGAGGAGATCTTCGAGAGGCTAGAGCACCTACAAATCACAGACAAGCCAGAGAGTTCAGATAAAGCAGAAAGGACATTTAACAAGAAATATGCCTCAACTCAAGCCACAAAGGGTGAAGATGCTGAGGATGGATGCATTATCTGTGGGGATGAGAAACATAAGGACAGGATTTTCTTCTGCAAAAAGTTCAGGGCTCTGAAGTTATCAGAAAAGGAAGCTGCTGTGGAAAGGATTGGTGCATGCAGGGAGTGCTTAGGGTGTCATGAGTATGATGACGGCTGTAGAGACACTTACCTGTGCAGGAATGTAGACTGCAAAAAGAGAGGCTCCTCAGATCaccacttctttctctgtccaagaGGGAACAGCAAGAGGCGTGAACTTAAGAAACCTCAAACAgatgacagagacaaaaagaactTAACTGAGGAACAGAAGAGATTCTTGGGTGAACTTACCCCCGAGTTAGCTGAGAGGTGCAGGAAGGCCTTCACCAATAATTCGTCGAACGTCAGCTGTCCAGCTAAGAACCAGGTGAGCCTCCTCAAAGAAAGTGGATTGAGAGAACTTCCCGTCATTATGATGTTAATGGAAGTGACCGCTAATGCAGGTCAAAAAATCGGAGCCCTGGTGGATCTGGCTTCAGACACCAACTACATTACTCATAAAGCAGCCAAAAGATTGAATCTTAGGAGTGAGAAGATCACACTAATTGTGCATGGAGTGGGTGGAATGGCTACCAAAGTAGCCACAAGAAGATACCTCCTCAGAGTTCGAATCAAAACCTCCAAGGGAACTGAGAGGGCCCATGAACTAATCTGTTATGGGCTGAAGGAGATCGCCAAAGTTCACCGAGCTGTCAAGCCTGAAGAGCTGACGAGATTCTTCCCAGAAGTTGAacctgaggagctgaggagaccTGAGCAGATTGAGTTGCTCATAAGTCACAGAGAAGGGAGACTTGCCCCACAAAGGGTGAAAGTTGTTGGAGATCTCGTCTTGTGGGAGAGCCCTCTTGGAAAGACAGTGGGCGGAGCGCACCCTGATCTGTTTGAGCAAGTAAACATGACGGCACATGAGTCAAAGACACACTTTGCTCGTTCTATGAGAACAGCTGCCATCAAATATGAGGAGATCCCTGCTGAGGTCCCCTTAATGACCAAGACAGTTCACATGCAAGACACCATCGGTGAAGCTAGGCATACAGCTGCAACTCACCGTGACGTCCTTGAGTGCAAGGAGGCGCGAAGGGTACTGGAGGAAGACAGCTACATGGATGATGTCCTAACATCCCACAATAATTCAAACAGACTGAGCGAAGTGACCAAGGAGATTGAGGAAATTCTACAAGCAGGTGGATTTTCTCTGAAGCCATGGGTCCAGTCTACGCAAAGTGGGAGGCAGGAAAGGGGAGTAGCAGACACCACAACGAGGACGCCCTCTGAgacgcacaaaacatttgtcctGCCAAGTCAGTCCGCTGAGGAAGTGGTAACTGACGCCAGGGACAGCATCAGTAAGCTGCAGAGGAAGGCCTTTTCAGCAGTAATGACAAGAGGTCAAGTGAAGAGATGCCGAGGGGTCACCACCCAGGACCACACCAAAGCTGAAGACTCTGTTGAAAAAAATGATACTGACCCAACCCACCTGATTGTCTGCCCTGATGCATCGGAAACTGATCCAGAAATGAGACAGGGTGAAGTTGTGCTGAGAGTAGCACTTTCAAACTCAGCCTTCAAAAATCTTTTGGAGGTCAAGAGATTTAGCTGCTTGTCCAGGCTGGTGAATGTCGTTGCTTGGGTAAGACAGGCTGCTGATAGCTGGCTAGGCCTTAAAGACCAGACCCCAAAGAAATCAAAGTGGGAGGCATCACCCTCAAAAGAAGAGGGGTTATATGAAGTGAAAGatgaggtgaagaagagagtgaggctGAAGGTGTGGGGTATCGTGTTCAGTTGCATGGCATCCAGAGCCATTCATGCTGACATTGTCAGTGACATGTCCGCAGAAGGATTTCTGCTTGCTTATCAACGATTTACATCACTGAGGGGACACCCCAGCAAGGTATGGTCTGACCCAGGCACCAACTTTGTCGGGGCCAAACCTGCCCTTGAAGACCTCTATCGGTTCCTGGAGAATCTGGAAAGGTCAGGAGTGGAGGAAAAGGTGGCCAAGAATGGCACAAAATGGTCCTGGAAGATCCATCCTGCAGACTCACCTCATAGAAATGGAGCAGCTAAAGCAGCAGTGCGGACTGTAAAGAGAGCCCTCCAGAACGTAGGTGGTAATGGAGTCTTCACATGGGGAGGATTCCAGACCTTTGTGTATATGGCGGCCAATATGGCCAATGAGAGGCCTGTAGATGCGAGAGCACAAAGTCAAGAGGATTGCATGGAGTATATCACTCCAAACTCTCTCCTGCTGGGGCGAGCTTGA